A stretch of Prunus dulcis chromosome 6, ALMONDv2, whole genome shotgun sequence DNA encodes these proteins:
- the LOC117631715 gene encoding dof zinc finger protein DOF5.7: protein MHETNELTTSLPLQKETQAPHHPHKTNQSIIQAPSPAAKQNINMMSSDNTPPGKPPPGTKGGESLAAGGGGGGGASSRAKPTSSSSSGAKQQHPPPEQALKCPRCDSPNTKFCYYNNYSLTQPRHFCKTCRRYWTKGGALRNVPIGGGCRKNKRVRSSSSNSRLSCSLDSKDSAGSSSSENMMLGGLKFFHGISPAMDFQLGGLSSLPSRLHHNPSSGISYNNNNNQFSAFGDVSGTSGLTISTPLDTSASCNSFLGFNYPLTLGGGGGGGGGGGGDGFSATQNMMSSMNVHSSLASSIESLSSINQDLHWKLQQQRLAMLFGSGNDHDQSTQTTQSQLEQQQKTQQIAPISLFQNLEVSSKADHQHQHQVVGTHGRREGASASGDTATEWFFGNSYAPPVTPTPTNSGGGNGGGGGNENTSNWQHGIQAWSSHDLQQYNALP from the coding sequence ATGCATGAAACTAATGAATTGACTACATCTTTGCCTCTCCAAAAGGAAACCCAAGCACCACACCACCCCCACAAAACTAATCAATCGATTATTCAAGCACCCTCTCCTGCGGCAAAGCAAAACATAAACATGATGTCCTCCGACAACACACCGCCAGGGAAGCCTCCTCCCGGCACAAAAGGCGGTGAGAGCCTAGCAGCaggaggaggtggaggtggaggcgCAAGCAGCAGGGCGAAGCCCAcgtcatcatcatcctcagGAGCAAAGCAGCAGCATCCGCCACCGGAGCAAGCCCTCAAGTGCCCGAGATGCGACTCGCCCAACACCAAATTCTGCTACTACAACAACTACAGCCTCACGCAGCCACGTCACTTCTGCAAGACCTGCCGGAGATACTGGACCAAAGGCGGCGCCTTGCGCAATGTCCCCATCGGCGGAGGCTGCCGGAAGAACAAGAGAGTGCGGTCGTCGTCCTCGAATTCCAGGCTCTCCTGCAGCCTCGACTCGAAAGACTCCGCGGGCTCTTCCTCCTCGGAGAATATGATGCTGGGCGGCTTGAAGTTCTTCCATGGCATTTCTCCCGCCATGGATTTTCAGCTCGGCGGCCTATCATCTTTGCCTAGCAGGCTCCACCATAACCCTTCATCTGGAATCAGTtataataacaacaacaaccagTTTTCGGCTTTTGGAGACGTTTCGGGTACTTCTGGATTGACTATAAGCACTCCTCTTGATACATCAGCCTCTTGTAATTCTTTTCTGGGTTTCAATTATCCGCTCACTTTGGGCGGCGGAGGCGGCGGTGGAGGAGGCGGTGGCGGTGATGGGTTTAGTGCTACTCAGAATATGATGAGCTCTATGAATGTTCATAGTAGCCTTGCGTCGTCGATTGAGTCCTTGAGCTCCATTAACCAAGACCTTCACTGGAAATTGCAACAGCAGAGGCTGGCCATGTTGTTTGGGAGTGGCAATGATCATGATCAGTCAACTCAGACAACGCAGTCTCAGCTAGAGCAGCAGCAGAAAACGCAGCAGATTGCACCCATAAGCTTGTTTCAGAATCTGGAGGTTTCATCAAAAGCTGATCATCAGCATCAACATCAAGTTGTTGGCACTCATGGAAGAAGAGAAGGTGCAAGTGCGAGCGGAGATACAGCGACGGAGTGGTTCTTTGGGAATTCTTATGCGCCGCCAGTGACTCCAACTCCAACCAACAGCGGAGGTGGAAACGGTGGCGGCGGTGGCAATGAAAACACAAGCAACTGGCAACATGGAATTCAAGCGTGGAGTAGTCATGATTTGCAGCAATATAATGCTTTGCCCTAG